In Bombus vancouverensis nearcticus chromosome 1, iyBomVanc1_principal, whole genome shotgun sequence, a single genomic region encodes these proteins:
- the Dus1 gene encoding dihydrouridine synthase 1 isoform X2, whose translation MRVCKRINTANAVHDIKKRKEILERTLAFERQKWLAKNMRIRCWYLYVNTHVAFLEQESETFKLSERGLLGCYANIDSNRAFHRRGINRVLPRILEKSRTMWNLVSRQVGLVMYCRIVDDHDESKMSSVSVNTSNQLATDSATSETNIWENVLSSPRYVVAPMVDASELAWRLLSRRHGAHLCYTPMLHSSVFCRDPKYRREALTSTVEDRPLIVQFCGNDPNTLLEAALLAEPYCDAVDINIGCPQAIAKRGRYGAFLQDDWDLLRRIVSTLSKSLRVPVTCKLRVFAEIDKTVKYAQMLETAGAQLLTVHGRTREQKGPLTGIASWDHIKAVRQAVTIPVFANGNIQCLQDIERCIEETGVHGVMSAEGNLYNPYIFEACYPPSWEPALEYLDLVERYPAPPSYIRGHLFKLFQHTLCLAENKQERENLARNSTMESFRNVVYALRDRYLPYHEGRLIWQEEMSDHNLKLPPWLCQPYIRHLPEENIQKLEIEKIETQNETVKRKFRDEEGNEISRKRLKKLKRIARRPNRPAIIVKRGSDLCCDCPNPVSHKCVHKLCRQCCRNKCFTENLDCAGHRNLTKTRRQMAIEFAAKRKAIQDKI comes from the exons ATGCGAGTCTGTAAACGAATAAATACAGCGAATGCAGTACATgatataaaaaagagaaaagagatatTAGAAAGGACGCTGGCGTTTGAAAGGCAGAAGTGGCTGGCAAAAAATATGCGAATACGTTGTTGGTATCTATACGTGAATACGCATGTCGCATTTCTAGAACAAGAATCGGAAACATTTAAATTATCGGAAAGAG GTTTGTTAGGTTGCTATGCGAATATCGATTCAAACCGCGCGTTCCATCGAAGGGGCATAAACCGAGTTTTACCGAGAATTCTCGAGAAGAGTCGCACGATGTGGAATCTAGTTTCTCGACAAGTGGGCCTTGTCATGTACTGCAGGATCGTAGACGACCACGATGAATCAAAA ATGTCATCAGTTTCAGTAAACACGTCCAATCAACTCGCCACAGATTCTGCTACATCTGAGACGAATATTTGGGAAAATGTATTAAGTTCTCCACGATACGTAGTTGCACCAATGGTCGACGCAAGCGAATTAGCCTGGAGGTTGTTAAGTCGTCGTCATGGTGCCCACCTTTGTTACACGCCAATGCTTCATTCTTCCGTGTTCTGTCGAGATCCAAAATATCGACGAGAGGCTCTTACCAGTACTGTCGAAGATCGCCCATTAATCGTCCAG TTTTGTGGCAACGATCCGAATACGCTATTAGAAGCAGCACTTTTGGCAGAACCGTACTGCGACGCAGTGGATATAAACATTGGTTGTCCTCAAGCTATCGCGAAACGTGGTCGTTATGGTGCTTTCCTTCAAGACGATTGGGACTTGCTTCGACGAATCG TAAGTACTTTGAGCAAAAGTCTCCGTGTGCCAGTTACTTGTAAGCTTCGTGTATTTGCGGAGATCGATAAAACTGTTAAGTATGCGCAAATGCTCGAGACCGCTGGGGCACAATTACTTACCGTGCACGGACGAACTCGGGAACAAAAAGGTCCGTTAACCGGTATCGCGTCTTGGGATCACATCAAAGCCGTCAG ACAGGCCGTCACAATTCCAGTATTTGCGAATGGTAACATACAGTGTCTGCAAGATATCGAAAGATGTATAGAGGAAACCGGTGTTCATGGTGTAATGTCAGCAGAGGGCAACCTTTACAATCCGTACATATTCGAAGCTTGTTATCCACCTAGTTGGGAGCCAGCTCTTGAATATTTAGATTTGGTGGAACGCTACCCAGCCCCTCCTTCTTACATTCGTGGTCATCTTTTTAAATTGTTCCAACACAC ACTTTGTTTAGCAGAAAATAAACAAGAGAGAGAAAATTTGGCCCGAAACTCTACCATGGAATCCTTCAGAAACGTCGTATACGCTTTGAGGGATCGGTATCTGCCTTATCACGAAGGTCGTTTAATTTGGCAGGAAGAAATGTCCG ATCATAATTTAAAACTACCTCCCTGGTTGTGCCAACCATATATACGTCATCTTCCAGAGGAGAATATACAAAAGCTAGAAATTGAAAAGATCGAAACG CAAAATGAAACGGTCAAGAGAAAATTTAGAGACGAAGAAGGAAATGAGATATCACGAAAACGCTTGAAGAAGCTCAAACGAATAGCGCGCCGCCCCAACAGACCAGCTATCATTGTGAAAAGAGGATCTGATTTGTGTTGCGATTGTCCAAATCCAGTG AGTCACAAATGTGTTCATAAATTATGCCGACAGTGCTGTAGAAACAAATGTTTCACAGAAAATCTGGATTGTGCCGGACACAGAAATTTAACTAAGACTAGAAGACAAATGGCGATAGAATTTGCTGCGAAACGGAAAGCTATTCAAGATAAAATATGA
- the Dus1 gene encoding dihydrouridine synthase 1 isoform X3: MNQKTKDKKETRTIREDMTRRGIKEKTMSSVSVNTSNQLATDSATSETNIWENVLSSPRYVVAPMVDASELAWRLLSRRHGAHLCYTPMLHSSVFCRDPKYRREALTSTVEDRPLIVQFCGNDPNTLLEAALLAEPYCDAVDINIGCPQAIAKRGRYGAFLQDDWDLLRRIVSTLSKSLRVPVTCKLRVFAEIDKTVKYAQMLETAGAQLLTVHGRTREQKGPLTGIASWDHIKAVRQAVTIPVFANGNIQCLQDIERCIEETGVHGVMSAEGNLYNPYIFEACYPPSWEPALEYLDLVERYPAPPSYIRGHLFKLFQHTLCLAENKQERENLARNSTMESFRNVVYALRDRYLPYHEGRLIWQEEMSDHNLKLPPWLCQPYIRHLPEENIQKLEIEKIETQNETVKRKFRDEEGNEISRKRLKKLKRIARRPNRPAIIVKRGSDLCCDCPNPVSHKCVHKLCRQCCRNKCFTENLDCAGHRNLTKTRRQMAIEFAAKRKAIQDKI; the protein is encoded by the exons ATGAATCAAAA GACAAAGGACAAGAAAGAAACAAGAACAATTCGAGAGGACATGACACGGCGAGGAATCAAAGAAAAAACG ATGTCATCAGTTTCAGTAAACACGTCCAATCAACTCGCCACAGATTCTGCTACATCTGAGACGAATATTTGGGAAAATGTATTAAGTTCTCCACGATACGTAGTTGCACCAATGGTCGACGCAAGCGAATTAGCCTGGAGGTTGTTAAGTCGTCGTCATGGTGCCCACCTTTGTTACACGCCAATGCTTCATTCTTCCGTGTTCTGTCGAGATCCAAAATATCGACGAGAGGCTCTTACCAGTACTGTCGAAGATCGCCCATTAATCGTCCAG TTTTGTGGCAACGATCCGAATACGCTATTAGAAGCAGCACTTTTGGCAGAACCGTACTGCGACGCAGTGGATATAAACATTGGTTGTCCTCAAGCTATCGCGAAACGTGGTCGTTATGGTGCTTTCCTTCAAGACGATTGGGACTTGCTTCGACGAATCG TAAGTACTTTGAGCAAAAGTCTCCGTGTGCCAGTTACTTGTAAGCTTCGTGTATTTGCGGAGATCGATAAAACTGTTAAGTATGCGCAAATGCTCGAGACCGCTGGGGCACAATTACTTACCGTGCACGGACGAACTCGGGAACAAAAAGGTCCGTTAACCGGTATCGCGTCTTGGGATCACATCAAAGCCGTCAG ACAGGCCGTCACAATTCCAGTATTTGCGAATGGTAACATACAGTGTCTGCAAGATATCGAAAGATGTATAGAGGAAACCGGTGTTCATGGTGTAATGTCAGCAGAGGGCAACCTTTACAATCCGTACATATTCGAAGCTTGTTATCCACCTAGTTGGGAGCCAGCTCTTGAATATTTAGATTTGGTGGAACGCTACCCAGCCCCTCCTTCTTACATTCGTGGTCATCTTTTTAAATTGTTCCAACACAC ACTTTGTTTAGCAGAAAATAAACAAGAGAGAGAAAATTTGGCCCGAAACTCTACCATGGAATCCTTCAGAAACGTCGTATACGCTTTGAGGGATCGGTATCTGCCTTATCACGAAGGTCGTTTAATTTGGCAGGAAGAAATGTCCG ATCATAATTTAAAACTACCTCCCTGGTTGTGCCAACCATATATACGTCATCTTCCAGAGGAGAATATACAAAAGCTAGAAATTGAAAAGATCGAAACG CAAAATGAAACGGTCAAGAGAAAATTTAGAGACGAAGAAGGAAATGAGATATCACGAAAACGCTTGAAGAAGCTCAAACGAATAGCGCGCCGCCCCAACAGACCAGCTATCATTGTGAAAAGAGGATCTGATTTGTGTTGCGATTGTCCAAATCCAGTG AGTCACAAATGTGTTCATAAATTATGCCGACAGTGCTGTAGAAACAAATGTTTCACAGAAAATCTGGATTGTGCCGGACACAGAAATTTAACTAAGACTAGAAGACAAATGGCGATAGAATTTGCTGCGAAACGGAAAGCTATTCAAGATAAAATATGA
- the Dus1 gene encoding dihydrouridine synthase 1 isoform X1 translates to MRNEGSRITNDILSKWCSGQSNTLMRPERRKFRRVHGLELPLHPQQVTGWVVILIIVVNTFAVLTPLLEPNLRPVFSIAIAAIFFTHICSHLAVLLLDPADPRVRSQPTNKVLPEFDREKHSHVIEDGRCHLCNINTESKRTKHCSICNKCIVRFDHHCKWLNNCIGARNYRAFLVCLISAILASLFVTGLSVIELSSSLFFDRLSNLTMENNTTDPVIPFIVPASDTTLIIAISAIGILSAIVAILLLHLCFFHGYIACLGLTTYEYVRKKREKNSVAAAVAIAAAATAAAAAAAAAASTTSTSTNTTITAATTTTTAATLTNQPTTVTDDASTITVQQIVAESTSTRMSSVSVNTSNQLATDSATSETNIWENVLSSPRYVVAPMVDASELAWRLLSRRHGAHLCYTPMLHSSVFCRDPKYRREALTSTVEDRPLIVQFCGNDPNTLLEAALLAEPYCDAVDINIGCPQAIAKRGRYGAFLQDDWDLLRRIVSTLSKSLRVPVTCKLRVFAEIDKTVKYAQMLETAGAQLLTVHGRTREQKGPLTGIASWDHIKAVRQAVTIPVFANGNIQCLQDIERCIEETGVHGVMSAEGNLYNPYIFEACYPPSWEPALEYLDLVERYPAPPSYIRGHLFKLFQHTLCLAENKQERENLARNSTMESFRNVVYALRDRYLPYHEGRLIWQEEMSDHNLKLPPWLCQPYIRHLPEENIQKLEIEKIETQNETVKRKFRDEEGNEISRKRLKKLKRIARRPNRPAIIVKRGSDLCCDCPNPVSHKCVHKLCRQCCRNKCFTENLDCAGHRNLTKTRRQMAIEFAAKRKAIQDKI, encoded by the exons ATGCGAAACGAAGGAAGTAGAATTACGAACGATATTCTATCGAAATGGTGCTCGGGGCAAAGCAATACGTTGATGAGACCGGAACGCAGAAAGTTTAGACGCGTGCATGGACTTGAGCTTCCGTTGCATCCCCAACAAGTGACCGGCTGGGTGGTGATCTTAATTATTGTGGTAAATACGTTCGCGGTACTGACGCCGCTTCTCGAACCGAATTTACGTCCGGTTTTTTCGATCGCGATAGCTGCTATCTTTTTTACGCATATTTGCTCTCATTTGGCGGTACTTTTATTGGACCCGGCGGATCCACGCGTCAGATCTCAGCCAACGAACAAGGTTTTACCGGAATTCGACCGAGAGAAACACTCGCACGTGATCGAGGACGGTAGATGTCATCTTTGCAACATAAACACCGAAAGCAAGAGGACGAAACATTGTTCGATTTGCAACAAATGCATCGTTCGATTCGATCATCACTGCAAATGGCTCAACAATTGCATCGGAGCTAGAAACTATCGCGCTTTTCTAGTTTGTTTGATTTCCGCTATTTTAGCAAGCCTGTTCGTTACTGGTCTTTCCGTCATCGAGTTGTCCTCCTCTTTATTCTTCGATCGACTCTCAAATCTGACAATGGAGAATAACACAACCGATCCCGTCATTCCCTTTATTGTTCCTGCCTCGGACACCACTCTTATAATTGCCATTTCCGCCATTGGAATTCTCTCGGCGATCGTAGCAATACTTTTACTTCATTTATGCTTTTTTCACGGTTACATCGCCTGTCTCGGATTAACCACCTACGAATACGTACgaaaaaaaagggagaagaaTTCTGTCGCTGCCGCCGTCGCGATCGCTGCAGCCGCCACTGCTGCCGCGGCTGCGGCCGCTGCCGCTGCCTCCACCACCTCTACTTCCACAAACACCACCATCACCGccgctactactactactaccgcCGCTACACTCACCAATCAGCCAACAACAGTTACGGATGACGCTTCCACGATAACCGTGCAGCAAATAGTTGCCGAGTCTACGAGTACAAGG ATGTCATCAGTTTCAGTAAACACGTCCAATCAACTCGCCACAGATTCTGCTACATCTGAGACGAATATTTGGGAAAATGTATTAAGTTCTCCACGATACGTAGTTGCACCAATGGTCGACGCAAGCGAATTAGCCTGGAGGTTGTTAAGTCGTCGTCATGGTGCCCACCTTTGTTACACGCCAATGCTTCATTCTTCCGTGTTCTGTCGAGATCCAAAATATCGACGAGAGGCTCTTACCAGTACTGTCGAAGATCGCCCATTAATCGTCCAG TTTTGTGGCAACGATCCGAATACGCTATTAGAAGCAGCACTTTTGGCAGAACCGTACTGCGACGCAGTGGATATAAACATTGGTTGTCCTCAAGCTATCGCGAAACGTGGTCGTTATGGTGCTTTCCTTCAAGACGATTGGGACTTGCTTCGACGAATCG TAAGTACTTTGAGCAAAAGTCTCCGTGTGCCAGTTACTTGTAAGCTTCGTGTATTTGCGGAGATCGATAAAACTGTTAAGTATGCGCAAATGCTCGAGACCGCTGGGGCACAATTACTTACCGTGCACGGACGAACTCGGGAACAAAAAGGTCCGTTAACCGGTATCGCGTCTTGGGATCACATCAAAGCCGTCAG ACAGGCCGTCACAATTCCAGTATTTGCGAATGGTAACATACAGTGTCTGCAAGATATCGAAAGATGTATAGAGGAAACCGGTGTTCATGGTGTAATGTCAGCAGAGGGCAACCTTTACAATCCGTACATATTCGAAGCTTGTTATCCACCTAGTTGGGAGCCAGCTCTTGAATATTTAGATTTGGTGGAACGCTACCCAGCCCCTCCTTCTTACATTCGTGGTCATCTTTTTAAATTGTTCCAACACAC ACTTTGTTTAGCAGAAAATAAACAAGAGAGAGAAAATTTGGCCCGAAACTCTACCATGGAATCCTTCAGAAACGTCGTATACGCTTTGAGGGATCGGTATCTGCCTTATCACGAAGGTCGTTTAATTTGGCAGGAAGAAATGTCCG ATCATAATTTAAAACTACCTCCCTGGTTGTGCCAACCATATATACGTCATCTTCCAGAGGAGAATATACAAAAGCTAGAAATTGAAAAGATCGAAACG CAAAATGAAACGGTCAAGAGAAAATTTAGAGACGAAGAAGGAAATGAGATATCACGAAAACGCTTGAAGAAGCTCAAACGAATAGCGCGCCGCCCCAACAGACCAGCTATCATTGTGAAAAGAGGATCTGATTTGTGTTGCGATTGTCCAAATCCAGTG AGTCACAAATGTGTTCATAAATTATGCCGACAGTGCTGTAGAAACAAATGTTTCACAGAAAATCTGGATTGTGCCGGACACAGAAATTTAACTAAGACTAGAAGACAAATGGCGATAGAATTTGCTGCGAAACGGAAAGCTATTCAAGATAAAATATGA
- the Dus1 gene encoding dihydrouridine synthase 1 isoform X5 has translation MSSVSVNTSNQLATDSATSETNIWENVLSSPRYVVAPMVDASELAWRLLSRRHGAHLCYTPMLHSSVFCRDPKYRREALTSTVEDRPLIVQFCGNDPNTLLEAALLAEPYCDAVDINIGCPQAIAKRGRYGAFLQDDWDLLRRIVSTLSKSLRVPVTCKLRVFAEIDKTVKYAQMLETAGAQLLTVHGRTREQKGPLTGIASWDHIKAVRQAVTIPVFANGNIQCLQDIERCIEETGVHGVMSAEGNLYNPYIFEACYPPSWEPALEYLDLVERYPAPPSYIRGHLFKLFQHTLCLAENKQERENLARNSTMESFRNVVYALRDRYLPYHEGRLIWQEEMSDHNLKLPPWLCQPYIRHLPEENIQKLEIEKIETQNETVKRKFRDEEGNEISRKRLKKLKRIARRPNRPAIIVKRGSDLCCDCPNPVSHKCVHKLCRQCCRNKCFTENLDCAGHRNLTKTRRQMAIEFAAKRKAIQDKI, from the exons ATGTCATCAGTTTCAGTAAACACGTCCAATCAACTCGCCACAGATTCTGCTACATCTGAGACGAATATTTGGGAAAATGTATTAAGTTCTCCACGATACGTAGTTGCACCAATGGTCGACGCAAGCGAATTAGCCTGGAGGTTGTTAAGTCGTCGTCATGGTGCCCACCTTTGTTACACGCCAATGCTTCATTCTTCCGTGTTCTGTCGAGATCCAAAATATCGACGAGAGGCTCTTACCAGTACTGTCGAAGATCGCCCATTAATCGTCCAG TTTTGTGGCAACGATCCGAATACGCTATTAGAAGCAGCACTTTTGGCAGAACCGTACTGCGACGCAGTGGATATAAACATTGGTTGTCCTCAAGCTATCGCGAAACGTGGTCGTTATGGTGCTTTCCTTCAAGACGATTGGGACTTGCTTCGACGAATCG TAAGTACTTTGAGCAAAAGTCTCCGTGTGCCAGTTACTTGTAAGCTTCGTGTATTTGCGGAGATCGATAAAACTGTTAAGTATGCGCAAATGCTCGAGACCGCTGGGGCACAATTACTTACCGTGCACGGACGAACTCGGGAACAAAAAGGTCCGTTAACCGGTATCGCGTCTTGGGATCACATCAAAGCCGTCAG ACAGGCCGTCACAATTCCAGTATTTGCGAATGGTAACATACAGTGTCTGCAAGATATCGAAAGATGTATAGAGGAAACCGGTGTTCATGGTGTAATGTCAGCAGAGGGCAACCTTTACAATCCGTACATATTCGAAGCTTGTTATCCACCTAGTTGGGAGCCAGCTCTTGAATATTTAGATTTGGTGGAACGCTACCCAGCCCCTCCTTCTTACATTCGTGGTCATCTTTTTAAATTGTTCCAACACAC ACTTTGTTTAGCAGAAAATAAACAAGAGAGAGAAAATTTGGCCCGAAACTCTACCATGGAATCCTTCAGAAACGTCGTATACGCTTTGAGGGATCGGTATCTGCCTTATCACGAAGGTCGTTTAATTTGGCAGGAAGAAATGTCCG ATCATAATTTAAAACTACCTCCCTGGTTGTGCCAACCATATATACGTCATCTTCCAGAGGAGAATATACAAAAGCTAGAAATTGAAAAGATCGAAACG CAAAATGAAACGGTCAAGAGAAAATTTAGAGACGAAGAAGGAAATGAGATATCACGAAAACGCTTGAAGAAGCTCAAACGAATAGCGCGCCGCCCCAACAGACCAGCTATCATTGTGAAAAGAGGATCTGATTTGTGTTGCGATTGTCCAAATCCAGTG AGTCACAAATGTGTTCATAAATTATGCCGACAGTGCTGTAGAAACAAATGTTTCACAGAAAATCTGGATTGTGCCGGACACAGAAATTTAACTAAGACTAGAAGACAAATGGCGATAGAATTTGCTGCGAAACGGAAAGCTATTCAAGATAAAATATGA
- the Dus1 gene encoding dihydrouridine synthase 1 isoform X4, with product MHHIFHPRFKHHKMSSVSVNTSNQLATDSATSETNIWENVLSSPRYVVAPMVDASELAWRLLSRRHGAHLCYTPMLHSSVFCRDPKYRREALTSTVEDRPLIVQFCGNDPNTLLEAALLAEPYCDAVDINIGCPQAIAKRGRYGAFLQDDWDLLRRIVSTLSKSLRVPVTCKLRVFAEIDKTVKYAQMLETAGAQLLTVHGRTREQKGPLTGIASWDHIKAVRQAVTIPVFANGNIQCLQDIERCIEETGVHGVMSAEGNLYNPYIFEACYPPSWEPALEYLDLVERYPAPPSYIRGHLFKLFQHTLCLAENKQERENLARNSTMESFRNVVYALRDRYLPYHEGRLIWQEEMSDHNLKLPPWLCQPYIRHLPEENIQKLEIEKIETQNETVKRKFRDEEGNEISRKRLKKLKRIARRPNRPAIIVKRGSDLCCDCPNPVSHKCVHKLCRQCCRNKCFTENLDCAGHRNLTKTRRQMAIEFAAKRKAIQDKI from the exons ATGCACCACATCTTTCATCCTAGATTTAAACATCATAAA ATGTCATCAGTTTCAGTAAACACGTCCAATCAACTCGCCACAGATTCTGCTACATCTGAGACGAATATTTGGGAAAATGTATTAAGTTCTCCACGATACGTAGTTGCACCAATGGTCGACGCAAGCGAATTAGCCTGGAGGTTGTTAAGTCGTCGTCATGGTGCCCACCTTTGTTACACGCCAATGCTTCATTCTTCCGTGTTCTGTCGAGATCCAAAATATCGACGAGAGGCTCTTACCAGTACTGTCGAAGATCGCCCATTAATCGTCCAG TTTTGTGGCAACGATCCGAATACGCTATTAGAAGCAGCACTTTTGGCAGAACCGTACTGCGACGCAGTGGATATAAACATTGGTTGTCCTCAAGCTATCGCGAAACGTGGTCGTTATGGTGCTTTCCTTCAAGACGATTGGGACTTGCTTCGACGAATCG TAAGTACTTTGAGCAAAAGTCTCCGTGTGCCAGTTACTTGTAAGCTTCGTGTATTTGCGGAGATCGATAAAACTGTTAAGTATGCGCAAATGCTCGAGACCGCTGGGGCACAATTACTTACCGTGCACGGACGAACTCGGGAACAAAAAGGTCCGTTAACCGGTATCGCGTCTTGGGATCACATCAAAGCCGTCAG ACAGGCCGTCACAATTCCAGTATTTGCGAATGGTAACATACAGTGTCTGCAAGATATCGAAAGATGTATAGAGGAAACCGGTGTTCATGGTGTAATGTCAGCAGAGGGCAACCTTTACAATCCGTACATATTCGAAGCTTGTTATCCACCTAGTTGGGAGCCAGCTCTTGAATATTTAGATTTGGTGGAACGCTACCCAGCCCCTCCTTCTTACATTCGTGGTCATCTTTTTAAATTGTTCCAACACAC ACTTTGTTTAGCAGAAAATAAACAAGAGAGAGAAAATTTGGCCCGAAACTCTACCATGGAATCCTTCAGAAACGTCGTATACGCTTTGAGGGATCGGTATCTGCCTTATCACGAAGGTCGTTTAATTTGGCAGGAAGAAATGTCCG ATCATAATTTAAAACTACCTCCCTGGTTGTGCCAACCATATATACGTCATCTTCCAGAGGAGAATATACAAAAGCTAGAAATTGAAAAGATCGAAACG CAAAATGAAACGGTCAAGAGAAAATTTAGAGACGAAGAAGGAAATGAGATATCACGAAAACGCTTGAAGAAGCTCAAACGAATAGCGCGCCGCCCCAACAGACCAGCTATCATTGTGAAAAGAGGATCTGATTTGTGTTGCGATTGTCCAAATCCAGTG AGTCACAAATGTGTTCATAAATTATGCCGACAGTGCTGTAGAAACAAATGTTTCACAGAAAATCTGGATTGTGCCGGACACAGAAATTTAACTAAGACTAGAAGACAAATGGCGATAGAATTTGCTGCGAAACGGAAAGCTATTCAAGATAAAATATGA